TAATTGGATTGGGCTCTATGCATTCATTCAATTTTATGGCTTTGGTTATTCTAGCTTGAACTGCCTTGTATATAGTGGTGCCTTCAGCTCGATTAGTATGGTCTGATCTGCATCTTCATGTAGTTGAATGATCATTGGGATTTTGTACTGCTCTTTGGCAGGAGGGTTGATGATTTAAACTGTGTTTCTGAGGCAGATCTGGAGAAGGGCAGGTTTCTTGGTTGATTTTCTTTGGAATTGTGAAGTAAAGCAAAGCTGGCGGCGACACTGTCTTGGAGGTTTGCCAGCAATGGCAGCAGCCTTGCCACTAATGATTTGGTTTGTTATCGACACTTTTGCTCGTTTagtttatttgttaaattttttttgggGGAGAGCAAGAAAATTGAGGAGAATTGATCTCTTTGGGGACATGTGGGGGAGGTGACTGGATCCCGTTGGAAATGCAAGATCTATTAAAAACATAGAAAATTCAGTATTAAAAACTTACATGCTAATAGGTGTAGAATGCCAAAGCTGCTTTATACCCAGTGGGAGCTAAAGTAGCTGAAATTGTCTTTGGTAATGCTGAAAGCTGGTTTTCATTTGTGTGGGATAATATCCATGCACAAATTTGTGCAACTTATAGCTTTTTGGGCTGCTTGCAGAATATCAAATCTTGCAACagagtttttgttttatttacgtATTTATTTAATAGTTAAGTTTTTTTTATTGAGATGCTCGATATACTTCCCACCAGGGAAAAAAATGGCCGTCTTTCCAATTTTTTTCATAAATAGACAACAACAATACAGGGGTATTTTCTGAAATTTATTTAACTTTGCTGACATATACCTACTTACACATAATTTATACTATTTTAGGGATAGTTAATAGTTGGCCACTTATATTGGCTTTGTTCACTATATCAGTCATTATTTATCTTTGGTTTCCTTTAACTGGAAAGTTAATGGTTTTTGTACTTATGTTCGTTGCTTGCATTTTCATGGTTGCAGGAAAGAAATGGTGATATGAAAGTTCAAGATTCAGAGCCTCCAACTCCACTTTCTGTTGCAAAGATGGGGTCAAGGTTTGTTCAAGTTTCAATATATGCAATTTGCAGTTGTTTTTCACTTTAATCGTTGTTAAGCGGGTTATTGTATGCTTATAGTTTCTGGAGTGGGAACATTCCATTGTTAAGGCAAGCATCTGCATCTGAATATATTTGCATTATACCTTTGAAGTCATTTCTAGACTTTTTAATATTCTCATTCTGTACAAATAGTACAGAGACTTCATGCAATGAGAGCTGTCTTAGCTTAGATACTCTGTATGTCTTGTATTGTCActcactaatcaccaattatgaGCGTTCCAGATTTTATTTTCCATCTCCAACAATATGGTTGGGTTAATTGCCACTTGAGGCTAGCTCAAGTTGTGGGGTGATTGTGTGTGCAGGTAAGGGGTCTGGGGTTCAAACCCCAGTTGGGACTTACTAAGCTAAGTGTAActgtttataataataattaggaAGAAGAGATGGTTAGGATAAATACACTTAATTCAAATGTCCCGACTCTGTTGTCAATGAAGTAGTTCATGACAATTTGCAGATCTAAATATGTGAACTTGTTCTTCTTTTTGAAAGGCATATATTATTGGCTACCCTTATGCTTATTAGTTGTGCTTCTCATCTTTCCATTGTCATGAACCCTTCTATTTTTGTATTCTGCATCCCTTTATTTTATATTGAGTacctttgttttttgttttttcataAACTTTATATACCCTGTCAACCTAGGGACATGTGGTGTAAAGAACCATTTTATGTAGAAATTAACAATCTTATACATCCAGCCATAATTAACCAGAACGGCGATTAAGTTTTGCCAATGTTAAGTCTATTAAGTTCTTGTTTTTTGTTTGACATGCTTATATTGTTTACAGAGATCGTAGTGGCATGGAGGATCCAGATGGGACATTGGCAAGCGTTGCCCAATGCATTGAGCAACTACGACAGAGTTCCTCATCTATACAAGAGAAGGAGTATTCATTGAAGCAATTGCTGGAACTTGTTGATACACGTGAAAATGCTTTCAGTGCTGTTGGATCTCACTCCCAGGCAGTACCAGTGCTTGTTTCTCTTCTTCGATCAGGATCGCTTGGTGTGAAGATACAAGCTTCTACTGTATTAGGTTCTCTATGTAAGGAGAATGAACTGCGGGTAAAGGTCTTGCTTGGTGGATGCATTCCACCTTTGCTTGGTTTACTCAAGTCAAGTTCAGCAGAAGGTCAAGTTGCTGCAGCAAAGACTATTTATGCAGTTTCTCAAGATGGTGCTAGGGATCATGTTGGATCAAAAATATTTTCAACTGAAGGGGTTGTGCCAGTGCTTTGGGACCAGCTAGGAAATGGACACAAGAATGGTAATTTAGTTGATGAGTTGTTGACTGGGTCACTAAGGAACCTTTCAACTAGCACAGAGGGATTCTGGACAGCAACATTACAAGCTGCAGGAGTGGATATACTTGTAAAGTTGCTGAAAACTGGACAGTCAAGCACTCAAGCTAATGTTTGCTTTCTTCTGGCATGTGTGATGATGGAGGATGCATCTGTTTCTTCTAAGGTACTTGCTGCAGAGGCAACCAAACAACTACTCAAGCTCTTGGGACCTGGTAATGATGCTCCTGTTAGAGCAGAAGCTGCAGGGGCTCTTAAATCTCTCTCTTCTCAGTGCAAAGAAGCAAGACGTGAGATAGCTAATTTTAATGGTATTCCGGTTCTAATAAATGCTACAATAGCCCCTTCAAAAGAATTTATGCAGGGTGAGTATGCTCAAGCATTGCAGGAGAATGCTATGTGTGCTTTAGCAAACATTTCTGGTGGTTTATCATATGTCATATCAAGTCTTGGTCAAAGCCTTGAATCATGTTCTTCACCTGCCCAAGTTGCTGACACCTTAGGGGCTTTAGCTTCGGCTCTGATGATATATGATAGCAAAGCAGAATCAACTAGAGCTTCAGATGCGTTGGATGTTGAGCAGACTTTGCTTACACAAATCAAACCTCGGTTGCCATTTCTTGTGCAGGAACGAACTATAGAAGCCCTGGCCAGTTTATATGGAAATCCTATACTCTCAACTAAACTTGCAAATTCTGATGCAAAACGTTTGCTTGTTGGTTTGATCACAATGGCAACAAATGAAGTTCAGGATGAGCTTGTAAGAGCACTTCTTACACTTTGCAACAATGATGGAAGTCTATGGCGTGCACTTCAGGGCCGTGAAGGGGTTCAACTCTTGATATCTCTTCTTGGACTTTCATCTGAACAGCAACAGGAATGTGCAGTTGCACTTCTTTGTCTGTTATCTAATGAAAATGATGAAAGTAAATGGGCTATTACTGCTGCTGGTGGCATCCCTCCTCTGGTTCAGATTTTAGAAACTGGGTCTGTGAAAGCCAAAGAAGATTCAGCAACAATCCTTAGGAATCTCTGCAATCACAGTGAAGATATACGTGCATGTGTTGAAAGTGCTGATGCTGTTCCTGCACTTTTATGGCTTCTCAAGAATGGAAGTCCTAACGGGAAAGAAATCGCAGCTAAGACTTTGAATCATTTAATCCACAAATCTGATACTGCAACAATTAGCCAGCTGACTGCATTATTAACCAGTGATCTTCCTGATTCTAAAACATATGTTTTGGATGCATTAAGAAGTATGCTTTCTGTGGTTCCTCTCAATGATATATTGCGTGAAGGTAGTGCTGCTAATGATGCAATTGAGACAATTGTTAAAATTTTGAATTCAACCAAAGAAGAGACTCAAGCCAagtctgcatctgctttagctggAATATTTGAATCTAGGAAAGATTTACGTGAAAGTGGCTTTGCTGTTAAAACTCTTGGGTCAGTTATGAAGTTGCTTAATGTTGAATCTGAAAATATCCTGGTTGAGGCCTCACGTTGCCTTGCTGCAATCTTTCTTTCAATCAAGGAGAATAGAGATGTGGCTGTTGTTGCTAGAGATGCGTTGTCTCCATTAATTATCCTTGCTAATTCTTCTGCTCTAGATGTTGCAGAGCTGGCAATGTGTGCTTTGGCAAATATTATTCTGGATAATGAAGTTTCAGAGAAGGCAGTAGCTGAAGAAATTATTCTGCCTGCTACAAGGGTTTTGCGTGAGGGTACTGTCTCCGGTAAAACCCATGCTGCAGCAGCAATTGCTCGTCTCCTTCAGTCTCGCCAAATTGACTTTGCAATAAATGATTGTGTTAATCGTTCTGGAACTGTTCTTGCATTAGTTTCTTTTATAGAATCTGCTAACAGTGGATCTATTGCCACAACAGAGGCACTGGATGCACTTGCAATTCTGTCCAGGTCTGGTGGAGTTAATGGGCAGATCAAACCTGCATGGGCAGTTTTGGCTGAATACCCCAAAAGCATAACCCCTATAGTTTTATCTATTGCCGAAGCATCACCCACACTGCAGGATAAGGCTATTGAAATATTGTCACGACTTTGCAGAGATCAGCCTGTTGTTCTCGGAGACACAGTTGCTATTGCCACTGGATGTATATCATCAATTGCCAAAAGGGTGATCAATTCTACAAACTCGAAAGTTAAAATTGGAGGAGTTGCACTTCTTATTTGTGCTGCAAAAGTTAGTCACCAGAGAGTGGTGGAAGATCTTAGTCAGTCAAATTCATGCGCCCTTCTCATTCAATCTCTTGTAATGCTCAGTTCTTCTCAGTCTTCTACAGAAAATATAGTGGTTAATGACAAAGAGTCCATTGGCATTTTCAGACATACTAAAGAAGAAACAAGGAAAGATGAATCTGCTATGAGCACAGCAGTTATTTCTGGTGTTGATTTATCTATATGGTTACTCTCTGTACTTGCCTGTCATGATGAAAAGAGCAAAAAAGTTATTATGGAGGCTGGAGCTGTTGAAGTCCTCACAGACAGGATCTCAAATTGTTCTTCTCGCTATTCTCAGGTAATCACCTTTCTTTCTTGACTTtgtattttattcaatttaaggGCTAAAGAAAACATGCTGTATCAAGTCAATTTTAACTTTTTATATGTCAttaatctctctctctcatgttctGTGCTGATATAAGCAGATTGATTTTCAAGAAGATAACAGCATATGGATTTGTGCTTTATTGCTAGCAATTTTGTTCCAAGACAGAGATATCATAAGATCACATGCAACCATGAAAAGTATCCCAGCAGTTGCCAGCATGTTGAGGTCAGAGGACTCAACAAACAGATATTTTGCTGCTCAGGCGGTGGCCAGTCTTGTTTGCAATGGTAGCAGGGGAACACTTCTATCTGTTGCAAACTCTGGTGCAGCAGGTGGGCTTATTTCTCTACTTGGCTGTGCTGATGGTGATATAAGCGATCTTCTTGATTTGTCAGAGGAGTTTGGTTTGGTGCGTTATCCTGATCAGGTGGCTCTTGAGAGGTTGTTTAGAGTCGATGACATAAGGGTTGGTGCTACTTCTCGGAAAGCGATACCTTTACTTGTTGATCTTCTTAAACCTATTCCTGATCGTCCTGGGGCACCATTTCTGGCACTTGGGATTCTGACTCAGCTTGCAAAGGACTGTCCATCAAACAAAATTGTCATGGTAGAGTCGGGAGCTTTGGAGGCTCTGACTAAGTATCTATCACTTGGTCCCCAAGATGCAACTGAGGAAGCTGCTACTGATCTATTAGGTCTTCTCTTCAGCAGTGCTGAAATCAGAAAACATGAATCTGCATTTGGTGCTGTTGGTCAACTTGTAGCAGTTTTACGGTTAGGAGGAAGGGCAGCCAGGTATAGTGCTGCCAAAGCACTCGAAAGCCTGTTTTCTGCTGATCATATAAGGAATGCTGAAACTGCCCGCCAAGCTGTTCAACCCTTGGTAGAGATTCTCAATACTGGCCTGGAAAGAGAACAACATGCTGCTATTGCTGCACTTGTTAGGTTGTTGAGTGAAAACCCATCAAGAGCCCTTGCAGTAGCAGATGTTGAAATGAACGCTGTAGATGTTCTTTGCAGAATCCTTTCATCTAGCTGTTCAATGGAGCTGAAAGGAGATGCTGCTGAATTGTGTTGTGTTCTTTTTGGAAATACAAGAATCAGGTCGACAATGGCTGCTGCACGATGTGTTGAACCTTTGGTGTCTCTTCTTGTAAGTGAGTTCAGTCCTGCACAGCATTCAGTTGTCCGTGCGTTGGATAAGCTCGTTGATGACGAGCAACTGGCAGAACTGGTTGCTGCTCATGGTGCAGTTATTCCTCTTGTTGGCCTTCTCTATGGTAAGAATTACTTGCTTCATGAGGCTATTTCTAGAGCTCTTGTGAAGCTAGGGAAAGACAGGCCTGCTTGTAAGATGGAAATGGTGAAAGCTGGAGTGATTGAAAGCATACTTGATATCCTGCACGAAGCTCCAGATTTTCTCTGTGCAGCTTTTGCAGAATTGCTACGGATATTGACCAACAATGCTAGCATTGCTAAGGGAACATCTGCTGCAAAAGTGGTTGAGCCTCTTTTTGTGTTGTTAACAAGATCAGAATTTGGTCCTGATGGGCAGCATAGTGCGTTACAAGTTCTTGTTAATATTTTAGAGCATCCACAATGTCGTGCTGATTATACTTTAACATCCCACCAAGCAATCGAACCACTTATCCCGTTACTTGATTCTCCTTCTCCGGCAGTACAACAGTTGGCAGCAGAGCTTCTATCGCATTTACTTTCAGAGGAACATCTACAAAAGGATCCTGTTACTCACCAAGTGATTTCTCCCCTAATACGCGTTCTCGGCTCTGGTATTCACATATTGCAGCAAAGAGCTGTGAAAGCTCTTGTTAGTATAGCACTAACATGGCCTAATGAAATCGCAAAAGAGGGTGGTGTTATAGAACTGTCCAAAGTGATACTGCAAAGTGATCCTTCCCTTCCCCATGCTTTGTGGGAGTCTGGCGCTTCTGTTTTATCCAGTATTCTGCAATTTAGCTCTGAATTTTATTTGGAAGTCCCTGTTGCTGTGTTGGTAAGGTTGCTTCGTTCTGGATCAGAAGGTACGGTAACTGGTGCTTTGAATGCTCTGCTAGTTCTGGAGAGTGATGATGCAACCACTGCTGAGGCAATGGCGGAAAGCGGTGCCATAGAGGCTCTGTTGGAACTTCTCAGATGCCACCAGTGTGAGGAGACTGCTGCAAGACTATTGGAAGTACTGTTGAACAATGTGAAGATTAGAGAAACTAAAGTTACAAAGGCTGCTATCTTACCATTGTCTCAGTACCTCTTGGATCCCCAAACCCAAGCTCAGCAAGCAAGATTACTGGCTACTTTGGCTCTTGGTGATCTATTTCAGAATGAGGGCCTTGCTCGAAGTGCTGATGCTGTTTCAGCTTGCCGTGCTTTGGTTAATGTGCTTGAAGAACAACCAACTGAAGAAATGAAAGTTGTAGCCATATGTGCCTTGCAAAATCTTGTCATGTATAGCCGATCTAATAAAAGAGCGGTTGCCGAGGCTGGTGGGGTTCAGGTTGTGTTGGATTTGATTGGTACCAGTGATCCAGAAACAGCTGTTCAGGCTGCAATGTTTGTTAAActtttattttcaaatcataCGATTCAAGAGTATGCTTCTAGTGAAACTGTCAGATCCATCACTGGTAAGTCATTGTTTACTCTCTTCCTGCTactgttttctttcttttaaatGAAGAATATGTGAACTTTGTTTGATGTGGCTCTCTATAGTTTGCTGATGAAACTTTTTGCACTTAAACTTATGGTGAAAGGGAGTTAAACAATATGTATGTATACAGTATGGTTTTTCAGAACATGTGAATAAACCTTAGCCTTATGGCTTTACGCAATTTGTTGTTTTGTTCTCTCCTATTTTCTTTACTCAGCTATCATTGCTTTGCCAAGGTTATGTTCTtgtttttgtttatatatttattgtCTGAAAAGGTACTCCTTAAATGTGCATGGATATAGTCAAAGACAGCTTCTATGTTTCTTTGTACAATTGTTTTGTATCATAACTGTAACCAGTGGTTTTCTTGGGTTGCTTTGCCTGGCAAACTAAGTTCTTTTCTTTCAAGACAATTCTAATTCACCTTTCTGATGTGACAGCTGCTATCGAGAAAGATTTGTGGGCCACTGGAACTGTAAATGAGGAGTACCTGAAGGCTCTTAATTCTCTTTTTGGCAATTTCCCACGTTTGAGAGCCACTGAACCTGCAACACTAAGTATTCCTCATCTTGTTACTTCCCTCAAGACAGGGTCAGAGGCGACTCAAGAGGCTGCCTTGGATGCACTTTTTCTTCTTAGGCAAGCTTGGTCAGCTTGCCCAGCTGAAGTTTCTAGGGCACAGTCTATCGCTGCTGCAGATGCCATTCCCTTGCTCCAATACCTGATCCAGTCTGGTCCACCAAGATTTCAGGAGAAGGCAGAGTTTTTATTGCAATGTTTACCAGGAACATTGGTGGTCATAATCAAGCGTGGGAACAATATGAAGCAGTCAGTTGGAAACCCTAGTGTCTTTTGCAAGCTTACACTTGGCAACACTACACCCAAACAAACCAAGGTAAGAGGGCTGTCCCATAGTTTAGTGTTGTTGCTCCTTTGTTCTTAATTAACTTTCTGTAAGTGCCTATCTGATGTTCGACCTTATTCTCTCGATGCACTGTCCTGTCTGTATTATGCATTAGTTTCTAACTGTGATTGATCTCGTCAATTTGTCAGATTGTTTCAACTGGCCCTAACCCAGAGTGGGATGAGAGCTTTACCTGGTCTTTTGAGAGCCCTCCCAAAGGCCAGAAACTTCATATATCATGCAAGAACAAGAGCAAAATGGGAAAGGTACGCATGCCATGAAAACCAAAGTTTGAAGGGATATAGAGAGTAGAAACTCTGCTTTGTAGTTTGTACAGCATTCAGGGcactttttttttctcatatcaaatttatatttttgagcactaaccCTTCTCCTCTCTGTTCTTCCTTCTATTATTTTCTCTTTGGGATTTCTAAATGCTAACTAAATTGCTTTTGATCTTTCTTAAGAGTTCGTTCGGGAAAGTAACTATCCAGATTGATCGGGTAGTGATGCTGGGAGCAGTGGCTGGAGAGTACACCTTGTTGCCAGAAAGCAAAAGTGGGCCATCCCGGAATTTAGAAATTGAGTTCCAATGGTCTAACAagtaaaaaacataaaaatactgAAAATTTGTTGTTCTACTGCACATTGAGTTATTGATAGAATTCATATTTGGAGGGGAATTATTTCTTTCTTATTCTTTATTTTCCCATTTTGGGTTATTTATCACATCCTTGTAAATAATGTACCAAAGATTTTGATATATGCCTTTTTGTTTCTTTCTTGTTCACAGTCTCGAGTGTAGTCATTGGTGAATGTAATATTTTGTAACTTGATTTGCCTGAGAAAATGTAAGCTTTTGATGTTGTGTGATTGGTCAATTTTAGAGGAATTACTAATAAGATGCATTCTGCTTTTACTCTTATAATCTTTCTGTTGCACTTTTTTTCCCTTTGGAAAGGGTGAATTGAAGAGAACCCAGATGGCCAAAATTAAATCAAGTCTCTAAGGGCGCAATTGTAGCAACTCCTATAATTTGATGACTAAATGTTCCCATAACCCATACTTTTCTATGCATTCTGCAAGAATACATTATGCATTTACTGATTACCAATTTTGTAAGAAATTAACTACCATTGTACCACTGCAAAATTGGTCGTCATCGTTATACCTTATATTTGAAGTTGGATTTTTAAGATTACCTTTAACCTTTAGGCAAAATGCGGCCAAGTTTAACACTGTTTGGTAGAGAAAGAAATTAGGATGGACGGAACATATCAGGGAAAGAAAATATAAGATTGAAAAGAAAGTTTTGTTTTCATTATAATTTTTTGGGTGGagtagaagaaaagaaaactcgataattttataaatatatttttattattttaaacttaaATGAGTAAGGATATAGTAGTAATTTAATCATCTTATCAATTTGAAAATGCAAACTTGATGCTCTATGCATCATAATATACCCTATCTTTTGAGTATGCCAACtttaaaaaatatgacttttgaAAATATTGGACAAGATTGCCCTTTCTTGTTATCTCTCCCCCTCTCGTACAACTTCTCTCTCAATCTCTTTCCCTTTCTCTATAACCAtggcaccaccaccaccatctccCCATAGCGGCAGAGCACACTACCTCTCCATACTGCCACTGCCATTAACGCCTCCACCACCATTGAAGCCCCACCTCATACCACCATTAAAGctctttcatcattttttttaaaattttaatgatGATGAATCTAATTCAAAACTTAAAT
The genomic region above belongs to Humulus lupulus chromosome 1, drHumLupu1.1, whole genome shotgun sequence and contains:
- the LOC133804457 gene encoding protein CELLULOSE SYNTHASE INTERACTIVE 1; the protein is MKVQDSEPPTPLSVAKMGSRDRSGMEDPDGTLASVAQCIEQLRQSSSSIQEKEYSLKQLLELVDTRENAFSAVGSHSQAVPVLVSLLRSGSLGVKIQASTVLGSLCKENELRVKVLLGGCIPPLLGLLKSSSAEGQVAAAKTIYAVSQDGARDHVGSKIFSTEGVVPVLWDQLGNGHKNGNLVDELLTGSLRNLSTSTEGFWTATLQAAGVDILVKLLKTGQSSTQANVCFLLACVMMEDASVSSKVLAAEATKQLLKLLGPGNDAPVRAEAAGALKSLSSQCKEARREIANFNGIPVLINATIAPSKEFMQGEYAQALQENAMCALANISGGLSYVISSLGQSLESCSSPAQVADTLGALASALMIYDSKAESTRASDALDVEQTLLTQIKPRLPFLVQERTIEALASLYGNPILSTKLANSDAKRLLVGLITMATNEVQDELVRALLTLCNNDGSLWRALQGREGVQLLISLLGLSSEQQQECAVALLCLLSNENDESKWAITAAGGIPPLVQILETGSVKAKEDSATILRNLCNHSEDIRACVESADAVPALLWLLKNGSPNGKEIAAKTLNHLIHKSDTATISQLTALLTSDLPDSKTYVLDALRSMLSVVPLNDILREGSAANDAIETIVKILNSTKEETQAKSASALAGIFESRKDLRESGFAVKTLGSVMKLLNVESENILVEASRCLAAIFLSIKENRDVAVVARDALSPLIILANSSALDVAELAMCALANIILDNEVSEKAVAEEIILPATRVLREGTVSGKTHAAAAIARLLQSRQIDFAINDCVNRSGTVLALVSFIESANSGSIATTEALDALAILSRSGGVNGQIKPAWAVLAEYPKSITPIVLSIAEASPTLQDKAIEILSRLCRDQPVVLGDTVAIATGCISSIAKRVINSTNSKVKIGGVALLICAAKVSHQRVVEDLSQSNSCALLIQSLVMLSSSQSSTENIVVNDKESIGIFRHTKEETRKDESAMSTAVISGVDLSIWLLSVLACHDEKSKKVIMEAGAVEVLTDRISNCSSRYSQIDFQEDNSIWICALLLAILFQDRDIIRSHATMKSIPAVASMLRSEDSTNRYFAAQAVASLVCNGSRGTLLSVANSGAAGGLISLLGCADGDISDLLDLSEEFGLVRYPDQVALERLFRVDDIRVGATSRKAIPLLVDLLKPIPDRPGAPFLALGILTQLAKDCPSNKIVMVESGALEALTKYLSLGPQDATEEAATDLLGLLFSSAEIRKHESAFGAVGQLVAVLRLGGRAARYSAAKALESLFSADHIRNAETARQAVQPLVEILNTGLEREQHAAIAALVRLLSENPSRALAVADVEMNAVDVLCRILSSSCSMELKGDAAELCCVLFGNTRIRSTMAAARCVEPLVSLLVSEFSPAQHSVVRALDKLVDDEQLAELVAAHGAVIPLVGLLYGKNYLLHEAISRALVKLGKDRPACKMEMVKAGVIESILDILHEAPDFLCAAFAELLRILTNNASIAKGTSAAKVVEPLFVLLTRSEFGPDGQHSALQVLVNILEHPQCRADYTLTSHQAIEPLIPLLDSPSPAVQQLAAELLSHLLSEEHLQKDPVTHQVISPLIRVLGSGIHILQQRAVKALVSIALTWPNEIAKEGGVIELSKVILQSDPSLPHALWESGASVLSSILQFSSEFYLEVPVAVLVRLLRSGSEGTVTGALNALLVLESDDATTAEAMAESGAIEALLELLRCHQCEETAARLLEVLLNNVKIRETKVTKAAILPLSQYLLDPQTQAQQARLLATLALGDLFQNEGLARSADAVSACRALVNVLEEQPTEEMKVVAICALQNLVMYSRSNKRAVAEAGGVQVVLDLIGTSDPETAVQAAMFVKLLFSNHTIQEYASSETVRSITAAIEKDLWATGTVNEEYLKALNSLFGNFPRLRATEPATLSIPHLVTSLKTGSEATQEAALDALFLLRQAWSACPAEVSRAQSIAAADAIPLLQYLIQSGPPRFQEKAEFLLQCLPGTLVVIIKRGNNMKQSVGNPSVFCKLTLGNTTPKQTKIVSTGPNPEWDESFTWSFESPPKGQKLHISCKNKSKMGKSSFGKVTIQIDRVVMLGAVAGEYTLLPESKSGPSRNLEIEFQWSNK